GTCGCCCCGGTGCAGCCAGGTGACGTCCACGCCCGCGGCCGTCGCGAACTTCTGCTCCTCCGCGGCGTCCGAGACCTCCACGAAGGCGTGCACCCGCGCCCCCGCCGGCAGCCGCTCCAGCGCCACCGCGATTGCCGGCAGCGCGCTCTCGTCGCCCGCGAGCAGGTGCCAGTCCGCCGCCGGGTCCGGCGCGTAGCCGCCGCCCGGGCCGAGGAAGCGCACGGTCTCGCCCGGCTGGGCCCGCGCCGCCCAGGGGCCCGCGAGGCCCTCGTCGCCGTGGACCACGAAGTCGACGGTCAGCTCGCGGTGGACCGGGTCCCAGGCCCGTACCGTGTACGTCCGCGTCGTCGGCCACTGCTCCCGGGGGAACTCCTCCCGGATCCGCTCCATGTCGAACGGCTCGGGGTAGGCGACCCCCTCGGGGGCGAACAGCAGCTTCACGTAGTGGTCGGTGTACTCGCCGACCTCGAAGGCTTCGAGACCGGGGCCTCCCAGGACGACCCGCACCATGTGCGGGGTGATCCGCTCGGTGCGCACCACGCGCGCTTCGGTGGCCTTCGGTGTCTTGCGGGCCGGCTGCTCTGCCACGAGGGGCTCTCCTGACTCGACGAACTTAGGTATGCCTAAGCTAGCACCCCGGTGTGATGCCGCCCAGGGCGGATCAGCGCGGATCAGCGCGGAGTGGGGTGGATCAAGACGATCAGCGGGCGAGCACCGGCAGCAGGCGCCCCACCGCCCCGCCCAGACCCCAGCGCTTCACCAGCGCGTCCAGCGCCGCCGGATCGCGGGGCTCCGACGGCAGGGCCGCGTCGAACTCCGGCAGCGGTACGTCCCCGGCGACCCGCACCACCGTCGGTGCCACGTCCAGATACGCGGCCGCCTCCACGATGCCGCGCCGCTTGGCCGGCGTCAGCTTCGACGTCCGGTCCTCGGCCGCCGCCCGCACCCCGGCCAGATCCCCGTACTCCGTGATCAGCTGCGTGGCCGTCTTCTCGCCGATGCCCTTCACCCCGGGCAGCCCGTCGCTCGCGTCGCCGCGCAGCGCCGCGAAGTCCGCGTACTGGTCGGGGCGCACGCCGTACTTCGTACGGATCAGTTCGTCGTCCACCAGGTCGCAGTCGCCGACGCCCTTGCGCGGGTACAGCACGCGCACCGCGCGCGCGTCGTCCACCAGCTGGAACAGGTCCCGGTCACCCGTGACGATGTCCACCGGCCCGGCGGCGCGTCCCGCCAGCGTCCCGATGACGTCGTCCGCCTCGTACCCCGCGGACCCGATCCGGGCGATGCCGAGCGCCGCGAGGACCTCCTCGATCACCGGCACCTGCGGGGAGAGCGTGTCCGGGATCTCCTCCTCGTCCGGGCCGGTCTCCGTCTCGGCCGCCACCCGGTGCGCCTTGTACGAGGGGATCAGGTCCACCCGCCACTGCGGCCGCCAGTCCTCGTCCCAGCAGGCCACCAGGTCGTCGGGGCGGTGGTCCTGGACGAGCCGGGTGATGAAGTCGAGAAGGCCGCGGACGGCGTTCACGGGCGTGCCGTCGGGGGCCCGGACCGAGTCCGGCACACCGAAGTAGGCGCGGAAGTAGAGGCTTGCGGTGTCGAGGAGCATCAGGCGTCGCGTCACCCGGCCGATCTTAGGCTCGGTTCGCCTCCGGGGCGCTCCAGCCGGGCTCACGGCCCCGACCGTGCTCGACCCCTCCTCCGTCGGGGCCTCCGCGCGCTCGGGACCGTTCCCCCGGCCGCGCCCCTTCGGCTCACTCGCCGGTCCCGGAGGCGAACGTTCCCGAGTCTCAGCGCGAGCGCTCCCGAGCCCCTGTGCAAGCGTTCCCGGGCCCCAATGCCAGGCCCGCACGTGACCCCCGTCACCTTTGCGTTTGCACCCTGTGAAGCCGGGCAGGCGCGAGCCCGGAGCGGAACCCGGTACGGGATTCAACAACGGAATCCCCGTACGCGACGGGTCGCGGGCGGATCCCGCACCGCTCCACGGCCCGGCCGCGCGGGGGTGGCAGGGCCGTTCTCATTGCTACCCGTGAGGTTTATGTGTCCAGGCTCCAGGCCGATCATCTGTACAAGGTGTTCGGCAGACGACCCGACGAAGCCGTCCGGCGCCTCGCCGACGGCGCCGACCGCGACGAACTGCGCGCCGAAGGGACGACGGCCGCCGTCGTCGACGCCGGCTTCGTCGTCGAACCCGGTCAGATCTTCGTCGTGATGGGCCTGTCCGGCTCCGGGAAGTCCACCCTCCTCCGCATGCTCAACGGCCTGCTCGAACCCACCGCCGGCCGGGTCCTCTTCGACGGCCGCGACCTCACCGCACTCTCCCCCCGCGAGCTGCGCGCCGTCCGGGCCACCAAGATCAGCATGGTCTTCCAGCACTTCGCGCTCTTCCCGCACCGGAACGTCCTGGAGAACGCCGCCTACGGCCTGGAGGTCCAGGGCATCCCGCGCGCCGCGCGCGAGACCCGCGCCGCCGAGGCCCTCGAACTGTGCGGACTCGCCGGCTGGGAGAAGTCCTGGCCCGACGAGCTCTCCGGTGGCATGCAGCAGCGCGTCGGCCTCGCCCGCGCCCTCGCCACCGACGCCGACCTGCTCCTCATGGACGAGTCCTTCAGCGCGCTCGACCCGCTCATCCGCCGCGACATGCAGGACCAGCTCCTCGTGCTCCAGCAGCGGCTGAACAAGACCATCGTCTTCATCACCCACGACCTCAACGAGGCCATGCGCATCGGCGACCGGATCGCCGTCATGCGCGACGGCCGGATCGTGCAGCTCGGCACCGCCGAGGACATCCTCGTCCGCCCCGCCGACGACTACGTCGCCTCCTTCATCCAGGACGTCGACCGCTCCCGCGTGCTCACCGCCGCCGCCGTCATGGCCGGGGGCGCCGTCCCTGCCGACTGCCCAGAGGGGTGCGCCTGCCGGCCCGTCGGACCCGACACCCTCGTCGCCGACCTGTGCGCCGTCGCCGCCCTGGCCCCGCACCCCGTGACCGTCCAGGACTCCGACGGCACCGTCCTCGGCGTCGTACCGACCGAACGCCTCCTCGGCGTCATGGGCGGCCTCGCCGCGAAGGACATCGAGGAGCAGGAGGTGACCGCCCGTGCCTAGGCTCCCCCTCGGCGAGTGGGTCGACAGCTCCGTCGACTGGCTCCAGGCCCAGTTCTCCTGGCTCTTCGACGCCGTCAGCACCGGCGTCACCGGCCTCTACGACGGCATCGACGCCGTCCTGTCCGCACCGCAGCCGCTGCTCTTCGCCGGCATCCTCGCCGTCGTCGCCTGGTGGCTGCGCGGCCTCGCCGCCGGTGTCCTCGCCTTCGCGGGCTTCGCGCTCGTCGACTCGGTGCAGCTGTGGGACGAGGCCATGGCGACGCTCTCCCTCGTCCTCGTCGCCACCCTCGTCACCCTGGTGATCGCCGTCCCGCTCGGCATCTGGGCGGCCCGCTCCACGACGGTCAGCGCCGTGCTGCGCCCCGTCCTCGACTTCATGCAGACCATGCCGGCGATGGTCTACCTCATCCCCGGCATCATCTTCTTCGGCGTCGGAGTCGTCCCCGGCATCATCGCCACCATCGTCTTCGCGCTGCCCCCGGGCGTCCGGATGACCGAGCTCGGCATCCGCCAGGTCGACGGCGAACTCGTCGAGGCCGCCGAGGCCTTCGGCACCACCCCGCGCGACACCCTCCTGCGCGTGCAGCTCCCGCTCGCCCTGCCGACGATCATGGCGGGCGTCAACCAGGTCATCATGCTCGGCCTGTCCATGGTCGTCATCGCGGGCATGGTCGGCGGCGGCGGCCTCGGCGGCGCGGTCTACCGCGCCATCGGCAATGTCGACATCGGCCTCGGCTTCGAGGCCGGCGTCTCCATCGTCGTGCTCGCCATGTACCTGGACCGGATGACCGGCGCCCTCGGCCGCCAGGTCTCCCCGCTGGGCCGCCGCGCCGCCGCCAAGGCCCGCGCCGCGCTGAGCGCGAAGCGGCCCGGGGCGAAGATCTGGGCCCACCGCCCGCAGCCCGTCGCCGCCCTCGTCGGCGTCGTCGTCCTCGCCCTCGTGGCCGGTGGCATGGGCTTCCTCGGCGGCTCCGGCGGCGCGACCTCCACCGCCGCCGGCAAGAACAGCGGCCACGGCAAGAAGATCACCATCGGCTACATCCCCTGGGACGAGGGCATCGCCTCCACGTACCTCTGGAAGGAGCTCCTGGAGCGCCGCGGCTACGAGGTCGACACCAAGCAGCTGGAGGCCGGCGCCCTCTACACCGGCCTGGCCGGCGGGCAGCTCGACTTCCAGACCGACTCCTGGCTCCCCGTCACCCACGCCCAGTACTGGGAGAAGTACAAGAACAAGCTCGAAGACCTCGGCTCCTGGTACGGCCCCACCTCCCTGGAGCTCGCCGTCCCCTCGTACGTGAAGGGCGTCGACTCGCTC
The sequence above is a segment of the Streptomyces sp. NBC_01255 genome. Coding sequences within it:
- a CDS encoding quaternary amine ABC transporter ATP-binding protein produces the protein MSRLQADHLYKVFGRRPDEAVRRLADGADRDELRAEGTTAAVVDAGFVVEPGQIFVVMGLSGSGKSTLLRMLNGLLEPTAGRVLFDGRDLTALSPRELRAVRATKISMVFQHFALFPHRNVLENAAYGLEVQGIPRAARETRAAEALELCGLAGWEKSWPDELSGGMQQRVGLARALATDADLLLMDESFSALDPLIRRDMQDQLLVLQQRLNKTIVFITHDLNEAMRIGDRIAVMRDGRIVQLGTAEDILVRPADDYVASFIQDVDRSRVLTAAAVMAGGAVPADCPEGCACRPVGPDTLVADLCAVAALAPHPVTVQDSDGTVLGVVPTERLLGVMGGLAAKDIEEQEVTARA
- a CDS encoding 5'-3' exonuclease, producing the protein MLLDTASLYFRAYFGVPDSVRAPDGTPVNAVRGLLDFITRLVQDHRPDDLVACWDEDWRPQWRVDLIPSYKAHRVAAETETGPDEEEIPDTLSPQVPVIEEVLAALGIARIGSAGYEADDVIGTLAGRAAGPVDIVTGDRDLFQLVDDARAVRVLYPRKGVGDCDLVDDELIRTKYGVRPDQYADFAALRGDASDGLPGVKGIGEKTATQLITEYGDLAGVRAAAEDRTSKLTPAKRRGIVEAAAYLDVAPTVVRVAGDVPLPEFDAALPSEPRDPAALDALVKRWGLGGAVGRLLPVLAR
- a CDS encoding ABC transporter permease/substrate binding protein; translated protein: MPRLPLGEWVDSSVDWLQAQFSWLFDAVSTGVTGLYDGIDAVLSAPQPLLFAGILAVVAWWLRGLAAGVLAFAGFALVDSVQLWDEAMATLSLVLVATLVTLVIAVPLGIWAARSTTVSAVLRPVLDFMQTMPAMVYLIPGIIFFGVGVVPGIIATIVFALPPGVRMTELGIRQVDGELVEAAEAFGTTPRDTLLRVQLPLALPTIMAGVNQVIMLGLSMVVIAGMVGGGGLGGAVYRAIGNVDIGLGFEAGVSIVVLAMYLDRMTGALGRQVSPLGRRAAAKARAALSAKRPGAKIWAHRPQPVAALVGVVVLALVAGGMGFLGGSGGATSTAAGKNSGHGKKITIGYIPWDEGIASTYLWKELLERRGYEVDTKQLEAGALYTGLAGGQLDFQTDSWLPVTHAQYWEKYKNKLEDLGSWYGPTSLELAVPSYVKGVDSLADLKGKAGQFKGRIIGIEPSAGMMGILKDKVLKEYGLEGEYKVVDGSTPGMLAELKRAYERKEPVVVTLWSPHWAYSAHDLKKLTDPKGTWGKGDGVHTLARKGFAAENPEVGAWLKNFELTEKQLTDLEAVIQETGKGKEQQAVRVWLDRNPGLAEKLAPQ
- a CDS encoding siderophore-interacting protein; this encodes MAEQPARKTPKATEARVVRTERITPHMVRVVLGGPGLEAFEVGEYTDHYVKLLFAPEGVAYPEPFDMERIREEFPREQWPTTRTYTVRAWDPVHRELTVDFVVHGDEGLAGPWAARAQPGETVRFLGPGGGYAPDPAADWHLLAGDESALPAIAVALERLPAGARVHAFVEVSDAAEEQKFATAAGVDVTWLHRGDRPAGAAVVEAVRALEFPAGDVHAFVHGEAGFVKDLRRHLRMERGVTRERLSISGYWRLGKTDEAWRAIKREWNDQVEREQEK